The Pantoea trifolii nucleotide sequence GGTGATGATGTTCTTTGTGCCGGGGGATGCGGTAGCCTGGCTGTTGCCTGCCGGTGCGCTGGGTGCGGCATTGACGCTGATGATTATTATGCTGGTGGCGAGTCGCGGCGGCTTCTCGCCAGAACGCATGTTGCTGGCGGGCATGGCGCTCAACAGCGCGTTCGTCACTATTTTGATGGTGCTGCTGGCCAGCGGCGATCCGCGCATGGGCGGCTTGCTGAGCTGGATTTCCGGTTCAACCTACAACATCAATATGCAGCAAGCGGTGCAAAGCGCGGTGGTGGGTTTGGTGCTGATTGCGCTGGCACCGCTGGCGAGTCGCTGGCTAACGTTGTTGCCACTCGGCAGCGCCACTGCGCGTTCAGCGGGTATGGCGTTGACCACCTCGCGCCTTAGCTTGCTGTTGCTGGCTGCGGCATTGACCGCCACGGCCACGTTAACTATTGGGCCGCTGAGCTTTATTGGGCTGATGGCGCCGCATATCGTGCGCATGCTTGGGTTCCGCCGTGCGTTACCGCAGGTGTTGATGGCCGGTTTGTTGGGCGGCGGTTTGATGATTTTCGCCGACTGGTGCGGCAGGATGCTGGCGTTCCCGGATCAAATTCCAGCCGGGTTGATGGCGACCTTCTTTGGTGCGCCGTATTTTATTTGGCTGTTGCGGCGGGCATAGCAGAAGGGCGCCATGTGGCGCCCTTCTTATTTTACAGTTTCGCGAAGCTGCGTCGTGCGGCATCGATGGTGCGCTGAATATCTTCTTTACTGTGCGCCAGCGACATAAAGCCGGCTTCGAAAGCGGATGGCGCGAGGTAAACGCCTTCTTCCAGCATCAGGTGGAAGAAACGCTTGAAGCGTTCCACATCACACTGAGTCACGTCCTGATAGCAGGTGACTTCATCGGCGTCGGTGAAGAAAATCCCGAACATGCCGCCAACGTGGTTGATCACCAGCGGAATGTTTTCGGCCTTCGCCGCGTCCAGCAAGCCTTGCGCTAACTGCGTGGTCAGATCGGTCAGTGTGCTGTGCGTACCCGGCTGCGCAATCTGCGACAGACATGCAAAGCCCGCCGCCATGGCAATCGGGTTACCGGACAAGGTACCCGCCTGATAAACCGGACCGGTTGGCGCCAGCGCATCCATCACCTCGCGACGACCACCAAAAGCACCAACCGGCATGCCGCCACCGATGATTTTACCGAGGCAGGTCAGGTCTGGCGTCACGTCGTAATAGGCCTGAGCACCGCCCAGCGCGACACGGAAGCCGGTCATCACTTCGTCGATGATCAGCAGGGCGCCGAATTCGTCACACAGCGCACGCAGGCCCGGCAGGAAGTCTGGCTGCGGTGGAATGCAGTTCATGTTGCCCGCGACCGGCTCAACGATGATGCAGGCGATATCCTCAGGATATTGCTCGAAAGCCGCACGCACGGTGCTGAGATCGTTGTAGGTGCAGGTCAGCGTGTGTTTAGCGAAATCGGCCGGTACGCCCGGCGAGTTTGGCTGTCCCAGCGTCAGCGCGCCGGAGCCAGCTTTTACCAGCAGGCAATCGGCATGGCCGTGATAGCAGCCCTCGAACTTGATGATTTTGTCGCGATGGGTGAAGCCGCGCGCCAGGCGAATGGCGCTCATGGTGGCTTCGGTGCCAGAGTTAACCATGCGCACCATGTCCATGCTTGGCACCAGCTCGCACACCAGCTCGGCCATTTTCACTTCCATCTCGGTCGGCGCGCCGAAGCTCAGACCGCGCGCGGCGGCTTCAATTACCGCGTTACGGATGTTGGCGTTGTTGTGACCCAGCACCATCGGGCCCCACGAACCGACATAATCGATATAGCCTTTGCCGTCGGCGTCATACAGATACGCACCGTCAGCGCGTTCGATGAACAGCGGCACACCGCCCACACCGGTAAATGCACGTACCGGGGAGTTCACACCGCCGGGGATCAGGCGTTGCGCTGCGGCATACAGGTTTTCTGACTTACTCATTGTTCTGCTCCTGCTGTTCGGGAAAAAATCTGGCGCCATTCTACGGGAATAACGGCTTGCGCTAAAGTTTAGGGTATATACTTTCCTGCGCAGGCGGCGGCACGCAGTGTCAAGCTTGAGACTTGATTGCACTGGACGGCTGGCAGATAATAGCGAAATTAAGGTCGTTTTCTGACCTCGACGTTTACCCGGAGTAAAAGATGAGTGACGACTTAGCAGCGCTGCCTTTGCAATTCACTGATGCAGCAGCAAAAAAAGTGAAAAACCTGATTTCTGATGAAGAGAATCCCGCGCTGAAATTGCGCGTCTATATTACCGGCGGCGGTTGCAGCGGTTTCCAGTATGGCTTCACCTTTGACGATCAAATGAATGACGGCGACATGACCATCGAGAAACAAGGTGTGGCGCTGGTGGTGGATCCGATGAGCCTGCAATATCTGGTGGGCGGTTCCGTGGATTACACCGAAGGCCTGGAAGGTTCACGTTTTATCGTGACCAACCCGAATGCCAAAACCACCTGCGGTTGTGGTTCTTCCTTCAGCATCTAATACTGCTCTGGCTGCCGTTCTGGTAGCCAGATTCTTACCACTCTATTGTCACTAAACGCGCGGATTCACGGCGCGTGGCATCGCGTTTTAACACACGTTC carries:
- the erpA gene encoding iron-sulfur cluster insertion protein ErpA, with protein sequence MSDDLAALPLQFTDAAAKKVKNLISDEENPALKLRVYITGGGCSGFQYGFTFDDQMNDGDMTIEKQGVALVVDPMSLQYLVGGSVDYTEGLEGSRFIVTNPNAKTTCGCGSSFSI
- the hemL gene encoding glutamate-1-semialdehyde 2,1-aminomutase, giving the protein MSKSENLYAAAQRLIPGGVNSPVRAFTGVGGVPLFIERADGAYLYDADGKGYIDYVGSWGPMVLGHNNANIRNAVIEAAARGLSFGAPTEMEVKMAELVCELVPSMDMVRMVNSGTEATMSAIRLARGFTHRDKIIKFEGCYHGHADCLLVKAGSGALTLGQPNSPGVPADFAKHTLTCTYNDLSTVRAAFEQYPEDIACIIVEPVAGNMNCIPPQPDFLPGLRALCDEFGALLIIDEVMTGFRVALGGAQAYYDVTPDLTCLGKIIGGGMPVGAFGGRREVMDALAPTGPVYQAGTLSGNPIAMAAGFACLSQIAQPGTHSTLTDLTTQLAQGLLDAAKAENIPLVINHVGGMFGIFFTDADEVTCYQDVTQCDVERFKRFFHLMLEEGVYLAPSAFEAGFMSLAHSKEDIQRTIDAARRSFAKL